A window from Carassius auratus strain Wakin chromosome 48, ASM336829v1, whole genome shotgun sequence encodes these proteins:
- the LOC113065634 gene encoding uncharacterized protein LOC113065634: MIRMCVLCGLVIMLIPALGSCVQYEVVEVIEGGDAILNFKASGLTIFYKMHCENQTKITQIGQYCCLDDNCSTSSRTPEVSIETGRLILHNVNYNRCFSAKTIQGSKEIFYNVTIKELHFTISTEMSILKFPTETPNYSLTSDNFCNNTLSNATTTHIAVAVVILVLIGLFVIWYKCTQAEVLASERKCCRVMLAKVSHDEIIMGNPAAANSLLTTVNETQL; encoded by the exons ATGAtcagaatgtgtgtgttgtgCGGTTTAGTGATCATGCTGATACCTGCCTTAG GTTCCTGTGTACAATATGAGGTGGTGGAAGTAATTGAGGGTGGAGATGCTATCCTAAACTTCAAAGCTTCTGGATTGACTATTTTCTACAAAATGCATTGTGAAAATCAGACTAAAATCACTCAGATTGGTCAATACTGTTGCCTTGATGATAACTGCAGCACCAGCTCGAGAACACCTGAAGTTTCAATAGAGACTGGCCGTCTAATTCTACATAATGTCAACTACAACAGATGCTTCAGTGCAAAAACCATACAAggatccaaagagatattttataatgttactatCAAAG AATTACACTTTACCATCAGCACAGAAATGTCCATCTTAAAATTCCCAACTGAAACACCCAACTATTCTTTAACCTCAGACAATTTCTGCAACAATACATTATCCAATGCAACCACCACACATATTGCTGTTGCTGTTGTGATCTTGGTgctcattggtttgttcgttatctggtaCAAATGCACA CAAGCAGAGGTACTTGCCAGTGAACGCAAATGTTGCAGGGTGATGCTGGCTAAAGTGTCTCATGACGAAATCATCATGG GAAACCCAGCAGCAGCCAACTCACTTCTCACAACTGTGAACGAAACTCAACTCTAG